Proteins encoded within one genomic window of Cucumis sativus cultivar 9930 chromosome 3, Cucumber_9930_V3, whole genome shotgun sequence:
- the LOC101207192 gene encoding alpha,alpha-trehalose-phosphate synthase [UDP-forming] 5 isoform X2: MVSRSYSNLLELASGGCSPTFGLGRERKRLPRVATVAGVLSELDDDSCNSTGSDAPSSVSQDRMIIVGNQLPIRANRDENGDWEFSMDEDSLLLQLKDGLGEDVEVIYIGCLREEVDPREQDDVAQTLLDRFKCVPTFLPPELFSKFYHGFCKQHLWPLFHYMLPLSPDLGGRFDRSLWQAYLSVNKIFADKVMEVISPDDDFVWVHDYHLMVLPTFLRKRFNRVKLGFFLHSPFPSSEIYRTLPVRDELLRALLNSDLIGFHTFDYARHFLSCCSRMLGLSYQSKRGYIGLEYYGRTVSIKILPVGIHIGQLQNVLNLPETVSKVAELQDRFKGQTVLLGVDDMDIFKGISLKLLAFEQLLRQHPERWGKAVLVQIANPARGRGKDVQEVVAETTATVDRINTTFRRPGYEPVVLINTPLQFYERIAYYAIAECCLVTAVRDGMNLIPYEYIICRQGNEKLDDVLGLNPSTAKKSMLVLSEFIGCSPSLSGAIRVNPWNIEAVTEAMDSALVIPEAEKQLRHEKHYRYVSTHDVAYWARSFLQDLGRACRDHSMRRCWGIGFGLGFRVIALDPDFRKLSVDHIVSVYKRTGHRAILLDYDGIMTLPGSISMNPTSEALGILNNLCKDPKNVVFLVSGKDRKTLTEWFSPCEKLGLAAEHGFYLR; the protein is encoded by the coding sequence ATGGTTTCGAGGTCTTATTCTAACTTGTTAGAGCTTGCTTCTGGTGGTTGTTCCCCAACTTTTGGCCTTGGCCGAGAGAGGAAGAGGCTTCCTAGAGTGGCCACTGTGGCTGGTGTCTTGTCTGAGCTTGATGATGATAGCTGTAACAGCACTGGCTCGGATGCCCCTTCGTCGGTGTCACAAGACCGGATGATCATTGTTGGAAATCAGCTCCCTATTCGAGCGAATCGAGACGAGAATGGAGACTGGGAGTTTAGTATGGATGAGGATTCACTTCTTTTACAGCTTAAAGATGGGCTCGGAGAAGATGTGGAAGtgatttatattggttgtcTTAGAGAGGAGGTTGATCCAAGGGAGCAAGACGATGTTGCACAAACTCTTTTGGACCGATTCAAGTGCGTCCCGACGTTCCTTCCTCCGGAgctttttagtaaattttatcATGGATTCTGCAAGCAACATTTATGGCCACTGTTTCACTATATGCTTCCTCTGTCCCCGGATCTTGGTGGCCGATTTGATCGGTCTCTTTGGCAAGCGTATCTTTCAGTGAATAAGATATTTGCAGATAAAGTTATGGAAGTGATCAGTCCTGATGATGACTTTGTTTGGGTTCATGATTACCATTTGATGGTTTTGCCAACATTTTTGAGGAAGAGGTTTAACAGAGTGAAACTTGGATTCTTCCTACACAGTCCATTTCCTTCATCTGAGATTTATCGAACACTTCCCGTTAGAGATGAACTTCTTCGGGCACTATTGAACTCTGATCTTATTGGCTTCCATACGTTTGATTATGCTAGGCATTTTTTGTCTTGCTGCAGCAGAATGCTTGGTCTGTCTTACCAATCTAAGCGAGGTTACATCGGGCTTGAATACTATGGTCGTACCGTGAGTATTAAGATTCTTCCTGTTGGTATTCATATAGGCCAACTCCAAAATGTTTTGAATCTCCCTGAGACTGTATCTAAAGTCGCAGAACTGCAAGACCGGTTCAAGGGTCAAACTGTTTTGCTTGGGGTTGATGATATGGACATTTTTAAGGGGATCAGCTTGAAACTTTTGGCATTTGAACAATTGCTCCGACAACACCCTGAGAGATGGGGTAAAGCTGTGTTAGTACAGATTGCGAACCCTGCAAGAGGCAGAGGCAAAGATGTACAGGAGGTTGTGGCTGAAACTACTGCAACAGTGGATAGAATCAACACAACATTCAGAAGGCCAGGATACGAGCCTGTTGTTTTGATAAACACTCCCTTGCAGTTTTACGAGCGAATCGCTTACTACGCAATTGCTGAGTGCTGCCTTGTTACTGCAGTGAGAGATGGGATGAATCTTATACCTTACGAATATATTATATGTCGACAAGGCAATGAGAAGCTTGACGATGTTCTTGGGCTAAATCCTTCAACTGCAAAGAAGAGCATGTTAGTCTTGTCTGAGTTTATTGGGTGTTCCCCTTCTCTCAGTGGAGCTATTCGGGTTAACCCATGGAATATTGAAGCTGTCACCGAAGCAATGGATTCTGCACTGGTAATCCCCGAGGCAGAAAAGCAATTGCGACATGAAAAGCATTATAGGTATGTTAGCACACATGATGTGGCATATTGGGCACGCAGCTTTCTGCAGGATCTGGGCAGGGCGTGTAGAGACCATTCAATGAGGAGGTGCTGGGGCATAGGTTTTGGCTTAGGATTTCGGGTTATTGCCCTGGATCCAGATTTTAGGAAGCTTTCAGTTGATCATATTGTTTCAGTGTATAAGAGAACAGGCCACCGAGCAATTTTGTTAGATTATGATGGTATCATGACGCTTCCTGGATCAATTAGCATGAATCCAACTTCAGAAGCCCTTGGAATCTTAAACAACTTGTGTAAAGATCCTAAAAATGTTGTGTTCCTTGTTAGTGGGAAGGACCGAAAAACTTTGACTGAATGGTTTTCACCATGCGAAAAGCTTGGACTAGCTGCAGAACATGGTTTTTATCTTAGGTAA